In a genomic window of Penaeus vannamei isolate JL-2024 chromosome 10, ASM4276789v1, whole genome shotgun sequence:
- the LOC113812251 gene encoding uncharacterized protein isoform X2, translating into MGEDTRYCGNCKREVSAKNFTVHSVHCQRNIAVCTLCGEPVPRSHYQQHVEANHKSIQCPKCEAVVEPLQLFAHEKEECPRRLMKCQHCELEVIAQEFQRHVDYCESRTELCKGCTKYVQFKYLQFHYEYDHKYLTPDEKDQENSSDEEGSECPICLGPVTLPLVLECGHTFCMVCVKGIANTTKNCAICRRDIPRDMLMDIRFCREEDIIKNYVNKPREKKTQRSHSVPSRTSSSYSSSSRRVARTTQDYDDMVSALLSSRTSSTSYRYQRPANTHTPPSYTPYSGSESCKDSCKDTDSKDDDCCCSSSKSTTSSSSTTATSTSTTASTARTTSTTTTSSVSKPPPASSVSTSSSTSSETSRSTSVSSSSTSKTSSSVSTRSVARSSSTSSTTTSSSESSSSTTASSSSYSSYSNGARPRRPTSLALETTAVMSSVSASVTSSSASSRSSGSRDVEPPANATQEQYDRWLAFQLAKAEDDLPPSEFNKKHRPTFRRSLSMPERAQDSSSDSSDSEDSDSPRSRRSSRRPPASPRTVTNSSSSSSSSSSSRSTPISKSSSDSNASSSTSNSGSALSTGARPKNAGLKKRVSFKEDGPAIRREAPVMLPCEFCDEMFAERDLMRHQTSCEQNETQLPRASRIAQRAAAAAAAAAMSSSTSTTSSSGITTTTSSNTTVETSSVQSSSIQSRIQSTASSSPRRSPAPTPPTTGRTPTPVCAPPRKATAPSKSPAPVPPRSQSSGSSRRSPTPASPGPSRSYSSGWRSSRDTSRVSPVSTPTSPPPSCPPSISPPPVSPPPTTTITIVDQKPSVVVSPSQSAGSNRPFSVSPAPSSSTSNSSVSSGSMSSSSVSTTPSTSSSASPVPAISATPELAPPDTPTTDLEYDYEDEDGPFMRPRRGRLLSSAIFSWRSISGSRRGYTRSNTAPLEDTGADEETTQVQPVITSRSATQLPAHRPSPDIETATSPQPSSSSPQLSTASQKTTSPQPSAPDTQTKQPSASPQPTQEHAETVFIKNPHKYRAPPPPQTPPNLPNLPNLKTSPSPTPNINGYIKSPTPWEKAFMSNKAASPPPTTSPTPAPEKTLANGYVNGVIKFDSKTMMNGLMSKEIEELIPCEFCKQVFSPDKFRSHQTMCEAALQPPSLRSAAPLEQPATPKGKTSAPARHNKGPAPSPPESFGKDDDAEDDYEAHRIRRMERSQSVKDDRSSFSDGIRVSRRLERASSIKESRTFYGDNASLSRRWGSREVLHSNSMESSSSLASGGWSGSTSNLFSSYAGGHSWTQHINSVRSDVRSLNAAANCASSSGPYYDNGGDSDNGGELDSEMCGVDRGRTRYNNTLLMEVRAALNKNSFSHVANESGSRYRERSTSRQRPASMYTSSGTWGSMFDLSSPTRSFNISDAFSSASLASKRRYIR; encoded by the exons AAGGAGGAGTGCCCGCGACGCCTCATGAAGTGCCAACACTGTGAGCTGGAGGTGATCGCCCAGGAGTTCCAGCGCCACGTCGACTATTGTGAGTCTCGGACGGAACTCTGCAAGGGCTGCACCAAGTATGTCCAGTTCAAGTACCTTCAGTTCCACTACGAGTATGATCACAAGTACCTCACTCCCGATGAGAAGG ACCAGGAGAATAGTTCTGACGAGGAGGGGTCGGAGTGCCCCATCTGCCTGGGCCCCGTGACCCTCCCCCTCGTGCTGGAGTGCGGCCACACCTTCTGCATGGTGTGTGTGAAGGGCATCGCCAACACCACCAAGAACTGCGCCATCTGCAGGAGAGATATTCCTCGGGATATGCTTATGGATATTAG ATTCTGTCGCGAGGAGGACATCATCAAGAACTACGTCAACAAACCACGCGAGAAGAAGACCCAGCGAAGTCACAGCGTCCCGAGTAGGACCTCATCCTCGTACAGCAGTTCCTCCCGACGTGTAGCTCGCACCACACAGGACTATGATG acATGGTGTCCGCCCTCCTCTCTAGCCGCACCTCCTCCACGTCCTACCGGTACCAGCGCCCCGCCAACACCCACACGCCGCCCTCCTACACGCCTTACTCCGGCTCCGAGTCCTGCAAGGATTCCTGCAAGGACACGGACTCCAAGGACGACGACTGCTGCTGCTCCTCGTCCAAGTCCACCACGTCGTCCTcgtccaccaccgccacctccacctccaccacggcGTCCACAGCgcgcaccacctccaccaccaccaccagctctGTGTCGAAGCCTCCGCCAGCCTCCTCCGTGTCGacctccagctccacctcttccGAAACCTCAAGGTCCACCTCGGTTTCGTCGTCGAGTACCAGCAAAACGTCCTCCTCCGTGAGTACCCGGTCCGTGGCCAGATCCTCATCTACCTCCTCGACAACTACCTCTTCCTCCGAATCCTCGTCCTCAACCACAGCCTCGAGCTCGTCTTACTCGTCGTACTCCAACGGTGCTCGTCCACGGAGGCCGACCTCTCTCGCCCTTGAGACGACAGCGGTCATGTCCTCCGTCTCGGCCTCCGTCACGTCCTCCTCAGCTTCCTCTCGTTCAAGCG gcTCTCGCGACGTCGAGCCGCCAGCGAACGCAACTCAAGAACAGTACGACAGGTGGCTTGCCTTCCAGCTTGCCAAGGCCGAGGACGATCTGCCTCCTTCAGAGTTCAACAAGAAGCACCGACCGACCTTCAGGAGGTCCCTCTCCATGCCAGAGCGCGCA cAGGACAGCTCGTCCGACAGCAGCGACTCGGAGGACTCGGATTCGCCAAGGTCACGCAGGAGCTCACGACGCCCCCCAGCGTCTCCTCGCACCGTCACAaactcttcgtcgtcgtcgtcgtcgtcttcctccagCAGGAGCACACCCATCAGTAAATCCTCAAGCGATTCTAACGCCTCCAGCAGCACCAGCAACAGCGGCAGTGCCCTCAGCACAGGCGCTCGGCCCAAGAATGCCGGCCTGAAGAAGAGGGTGTCCTTCAAGGAAGACGGA ccCGCCATCCGTCGCGAGGCGCCCGTGATGCTGCCCTGCGAGTTCTGCGACGAGATGTTCGCCGAGCGCGACCTCATGCGGCACCAGACCAGCTGCGAGCAGAACGAGACGCAGCTCCCCCGCGCCTCCCGTATCGCCCAGCGCGCGGCCGCAGCGGCAGCCGCAGCCGCCATGAGCTCCAGCAcctccacgacctcctcctctggAATCACGACCACCACCTCCTCGAACACCACCGTTGAGACGTCCTCTGTCCAGTCCTCCTCGATCCAGTCCAGGATCCAGAGCACAGCCTCGTCCTCGCCGAGAAGGAgtcccgcccccacgccccccacaACCGGCAGGACCCCGACGCCGGTGTGCGCGCCGCCCAGGAAAGCCACGGCGCCCTCGAAGAGCCCCGCGCCCGTCCCGCCCCGAAGTCAGTCGTCTGGGTCTTCGAGGAGAAGTCCCACTCCTGCCTCCCCGGGCCCCTCCAGGAGTTACTCCTCAGGATGGAGGAGTTCGAGGGACACATCTCGCGTCAGCCCAGTGAGCACGCCCACCAGTCCTCCGCCCAGCTGCCCGCCCTCGATCAGCCCGCCGCCCGTCAGCCCgccgcccaccaccaccatcaccatcgtcgacCAGAAGCCGTCGGTCGTCGTGTCTCCGAGCCAGAGCGCGGGCAGCAACCGGCCCTTCAGCGTCAGCCCGGCGCCCTCGAGTTCGACAAGCAACAGCTCCGTCAGCAGCGGATCCATGAGCAGTAGTTCCGTCTCAACCACGCCCTCCACGAGCAGTTCGGCCTCGCCCGTGCCGGCCATCAGTGCCACGCCCGAGCTGGCACCCCCGGACACCCCGACGACCGACCTCGAGTACGACTACGAGGACGAGGACGGCCCCTTCATGCGGCCACGGCGCGGCCGCCTCCTGTCCTCCGCCATCTTCTCGTGGCGCAGCATCTCGGGCAGCAGAAGGGGCTACACGCGCTCCAACACCGCCCCCCTGGAGGACACCGGCGCCGACGAAGAAACGACGCAGGTGCAGCCGGTCATCACCAGCCGCTCGGCGACGCAGCTGCCCGCACACCGCCCGAGTCCCGACATCGAGACCGCAACCTCGCCGCaaccttcgtcctcctccccgcAGCTCAGCACAGCGTCACAGAAGACCACGTCGCCACAGCCCTCCGCCCCCGACACACAGACGAAGCAGCCGTCGGCGTCCCCGCAGCCGACGCAGGAGCACGCCGAGACCGTCTTCATCAAGAACCCGCACAAATACCGGGCTCCCCCTCCGCCCCAGACGCCGCCCAACCTCCCCAACTTGCCCAACCTGAAGACGTCCCCCTCGCCCACGCCCAACATCAACGGCTACATCAAGAGCCCGACGCCGTGGGAGAAGGCCTTCATGAGCAACAAGGCCGCCAGCCCGCCGCCCACGAcctcgcccacgcccgcgccggaGAAGACGCTGGCCAACGGATACGTGAACGGCGTCATCAAATTCGACAGCAAGACCATGATGAACGGCCTCATGTCCAAGGAGATCGAGGAGTTAATACCCTGTGAATTCTGTAAACAGGTATTCTCTCCTGATAAGTTTCGAAGCCATCAG ACCATGTGTGAGGCCGCGCTCCAGCCGCCCTCGCTTCGAAGCGCCGCGCCCTTGGAGCAGCCCGCCACGCCTAAGGGCAAGACCTCAGCCCCAGCGCGCCACAACAAGGGACCTGCGCCGTCCCCGCCGGAGTCCTTCGGCAAGGACGACGACGCCGAGGACGACTATGAGGCGCACCGCATCAGGCGaatggagag GTCGCAGTCCGTCAAGGACGACCGCTCGTCCTTCAGCGACGGCATCCGCGTGTCCCGTCGTCTCGAGCGTGCCTCTAGCATCAAGGAGTCGAGGACCTTCTACGGCGACAACGCCAGCCTCTCCCGCCGCTGGGGATCCCGAGAGGTCCTGCACAGCAACAGTATGGAGTCCTCGTCGTCTCTCGCGTCCGGCGGCTGGAGCGGCAGCACCAGCAACCTCTTCAGCTCCTACGCAGGAGGACACAGCTGGACACAGCACATCAACAGCGTGCGCAGTGATGTGAGGTCGCTGAACGCCGCTGCGAACTGCGCCTCTTCCTCCGGGCCATATTACG ATAACGGAGGTGACTCAGATAACGGAGGCGAACTAGATTCAGAGATGTGTGGTGTAGATAGAGGTAGAACGAGGTACAACAATACACTCCTGATGGAGGTTCGAGCGGCGCTAAACAAGAATAGTTTCTCCCACGTCGCTAACGAGTCTG GATCAAGGTACAGAGAACGCAGCACGAGCAGACAGCGACCGGCGTCCATGTACACAAGCAG TGGTACCTGGGGGTCAATGTTtgacctctcctcccctaccaggTCCTTCAACATTTCCGACGCCTTCTCCAGCGCTTCCTTGGCATCAAAG AGGCGCTACATCCGTTAG
- the LOC113812251 gene encoding uncharacterized protein isoform X1, whose amino-acid sequence MGEDTRYCGNCKREVSAKNFTVHSVHCQRNIAVCTLCGEPVPRSHYQQHVEANHKSIQCPKCEAVVEPLQLFAHEKEECPRRLMKCQHCELEVIAQEFQRHVDYCESRTELCKGCTKYVQFKYLQFHYEYDHKYLTPDEKDQENSSDEEGSECPICLGPVTLPLVLECGHTFCMVCVKGIANTTKNCAICRRDIPRDMLMDIRFCREEDIIKNYVNKPREKKTQRSHSVPSRTSSSYSSSSRRVARTTQDYDDMVSALLSSRTSSTSYRYQRPANTHTPPSYTPYSGSESCKDSCKDTDSKDDDCCCSSSKSTTSSSSTTATSTSTTASTARTTSTTTTSSVSKPPPASSVSTSSSTSSETSRSTSVSSSSTSKTSSSVSTRSVARSSSTSSTTTSSSESSSSTTASSSSYSSYSNGARPRRPTSLALETTAVMSSVSASVTSSSASSRSSGSRDVEPPANATQEQYDRWLAFQLAKAEDDLPPSEFNKKHRPTFRRSLSMPERAQDSSSDSSDSEDSDSPRSRRSSRRPPASPRTVTNSSSSSSSSSSSRSTPISKSSSDSNASSSTSNSGSALSTGARPKNAGLKKRVSFKEDGPAIRREAPVMLPCEFCDEMFAERDLMRHQTSCEQNETQLPRASRIAQRAAAAAAAAAMSSSTSTTSSSGITTTTSSNTTVETSSVQSSSIQSRIQSTASSSPRRSPAPTPPTTGRTPTPVCAPPRKATAPSKSPAPVPPRSQSSGSSRRSPTPASPGPSRSYSSGWRSSRDTSRVSPVSTPTSPPPSCPPSISPPPVSPPPTTTITIVDQKPSVVVSPSQSAGSNRPFSVSPAPSSSTSNSSVSSGSMSSSSVSTTPSTSSSASPVPAISATPELAPPDTPTTDLEYDYEDEDGPFMRPRRGRLLSSAIFSWRSISGSRRGYTRSNTAPLEDTGADEETTQVQPVITSRSATQLPAHRPSPDIETATSPQPSSSSPQLSTASQKTTSPQPSAPDTQTKQPSASPQPTQEHAETVFIKNPHKYRAPPPPQTPPNLPNLPNLKTSPSPTPNINGYIKSPTPWEKAFMSNKAASPPPTTSPTPAPEKTLANGYVNGVIKFDSKTMMNGLMSKEIEELIPCEFCKQVFSPDKFRSHQTMCEAALQPPSLRSAAPLEQPATPKGKTSAPARHNKGPAPSPPESFGKDDDAEDDYEAHRIRRMERSQSVKDDRSSFSDGIRVSRRLERASSIKESRTFYGDNASLSRRWGSREVLHSNSMESSSSLASGGWSGSTSNLFSSYAGGHSWTQHINSVRSDVRSLNAAANCASSSGPYYDNGGDSDNGGELDSEMCGVDRGRTRYNNTLLMEVRAALNKNSFSHVANESGSRYRERSTSRQRPASMYTSSGTWGSMFDLSSPTRSFNISDAFSSASLASKPPKKSPKKYPAPQPPTKPPTRPT is encoded by the exons AAGGAGGAGTGCCCGCGACGCCTCATGAAGTGCCAACACTGTGAGCTGGAGGTGATCGCCCAGGAGTTCCAGCGCCACGTCGACTATTGTGAGTCTCGGACGGAACTCTGCAAGGGCTGCACCAAGTATGTCCAGTTCAAGTACCTTCAGTTCCACTACGAGTATGATCACAAGTACCTCACTCCCGATGAGAAGG ACCAGGAGAATAGTTCTGACGAGGAGGGGTCGGAGTGCCCCATCTGCCTGGGCCCCGTGACCCTCCCCCTCGTGCTGGAGTGCGGCCACACCTTCTGCATGGTGTGTGTGAAGGGCATCGCCAACACCACCAAGAACTGCGCCATCTGCAGGAGAGATATTCCTCGGGATATGCTTATGGATATTAG ATTCTGTCGCGAGGAGGACATCATCAAGAACTACGTCAACAAACCACGCGAGAAGAAGACCCAGCGAAGTCACAGCGTCCCGAGTAGGACCTCATCCTCGTACAGCAGTTCCTCCCGACGTGTAGCTCGCACCACACAGGACTATGATG acATGGTGTCCGCCCTCCTCTCTAGCCGCACCTCCTCCACGTCCTACCGGTACCAGCGCCCCGCCAACACCCACACGCCGCCCTCCTACACGCCTTACTCCGGCTCCGAGTCCTGCAAGGATTCCTGCAAGGACACGGACTCCAAGGACGACGACTGCTGCTGCTCCTCGTCCAAGTCCACCACGTCGTCCTcgtccaccaccgccacctccacctccaccacggcGTCCACAGCgcgcaccacctccaccaccaccaccagctctGTGTCGAAGCCTCCGCCAGCCTCCTCCGTGTCGacctccagctccacctcttccGAAACCTCAAGGTCCACCTCGGTTTCGTCGTCGAGTACCAGCAAAACGTCCTCCTCCGTGAGTACCCGGTCCGTGGCCAGATCCTCATCTACCTCCTCGACAACTACCTCTTCCTCCGAATCCTCGTCCTCAACCACAGCCTCGAGCTCGTCTTACTCGTCGTACTCCAACGGTGCTCGTCCACGGAGGCCGACCTCTCTCGCCCTTGAGACGACAGCGGTCATGTCCTCCGTCTCGGCCTCCGTCACGTCCTCCTCAGCTTCCTCTCGTTCAAGCG gcTCTCGCGACGTCGAGCCGCCAGCGAACGCAACTCAAGAACAGTACGACAGGTGGCTTGCCTTCCAGCTTGCCAAGGCCGAGGACGATCTGCCTCCTTCAGAGTTCAACAAGAAGCACCGACCGACCTTCAGGAGGTCCCTCTCCATGCCAGAGCGCGCA cAGGACAGCTCGTCCGACAGCAGCGACTCGGAGGACTCGGATTCGCCAAGGTCACGCAGGAGCTCACGACGCCCCCCAGCGTCTCCTCGCACCGTCACAaactcttcgtcgtcgtcgtcgtcgtcttcctccagCAGGAGCACACCCATCAGTAAATCCTCAAGCGATTCTAACGCCTCCAGCAGCACCAGCAACAGCGGCAGTGCCCTCAGCACAGGCGCTCGGCCCAAGAATGCCGGCCTGAAGAAGAGGGTGTCCTTCAAGGAAGACGGA ccCGCCATCCGTCGCGAGGCGCCCGTGATGCTGCCCTGCGAGTTCTGCGACGAGATGTTCGCCGAGCGCGACCTCATGCGGCACCAGACCAGCTGCGAGCAGAACGAGACGCAGCTCCCCCGCGCCTCCCGTATCGCCCAGCGCGCGGCCGCAGCGGCAGCCGCAGCCGCCATGAGCTCCAGCAcctccacgacctcctcctctggAATCACGACCACCACCTCCTCGAACACCACCGTTGAGACGTCCTCTGTCCAGTCCTCCTCGATCCAGTCCAGGATCCAGAGCACAGCCTCGTCCTCGCCGAGAAGGAgtcccgcccccacgccccccacaACCGGCAGGACCCCGACGCCGGTGTGCGCGCCGCCCAGGAAAGCCACGGCGCCCTCGAAGAGCCCCGCGCCCGTCCCGCCCCGAAGTCAGTCGTCTGGGTCTTCGAGGAGAAGTCCCACTCCTGCCTCCCCGGGCCCCTCCAGGAGTTACTCCTCAGGATGGAGGAGTTCGAGGGACACATCTCGCGTCAGCCCAGTGAGCACGCCCACCAGTCCTCCGCCCAGCTGCCCGCCCTCGATCAGCCCGCCGCCCGTCAGCCCgccgcccaccaccaccatcaccatcgtcgacCAGAAGCCGTCGGTCGTCGTGTCTCCGAGCCAGAGCGCGGGCAGCAACCGGCCCTTCAGCGTCAGCCCGGCGCCCTCGAGTTCGACAAGCAACAGCTCCGTCAGCAGCGGATCCATGAGCAGTAGTTCCGTCTCAACCACGCCCTCCACGAGCAGTTCGGCCTCGCCCGTGCCGGCCATCAGTGCCACGCCCGAGCTGGCACCCCCGGACACCCCGACGACCGACCTCGAGTACGACTACGAGGACGAGGACGGCCCCTTCATGCGGCCACGGCGCGGCCGCCTCCTGTCCTCCGCCATCTTCTCGTGGCGCAGCATCTCGGGCAGCAGAAGGGGCTACACGCGCTCCAACACCGCCCCCCTGGAGGACACCGGCGCCGACGAAGAAACGACGCAGGTGCAGCCGGTCATCACCAGCCGCTCGGCGACGCAGCTGCCCGCACACCGCCCGAGTCCCGACATCGAGACCGCAACCTCGCCGCaaccttcgtcctcctccccgcAGCTCAGCACAGCGTCACAGAAGACCACGTCGCCACAGCCCTCCGCCCCCGACACACAGACGAAGCAGCCGTCGGCGTCCCCGCAGCCGACGCAGGAGCACGCCGAGACCGTCTTCATCAAGAACCCGCACAAATACCGGGCTCCCCCTCCGCCCCAGACGCCGCCCAACCTCCCCAACTTGCCCAACCTGAAGACGTCCCCCTCGCCCACGCCCAACATCAACGGCTACATCAAGAGCCCGACGCCGTGGGAGAAGGCCTTCATGAGCAACAAGGCCGCCAGCCCGCCGCCCACGAcctcgcccacgcccgcgccggaGAAGACGCTGGCCAACGGATACGTGAACGGCGTCATCAAATTCGACAGCAAGACCATGATGAACGGCCTCATGTCCAAGGAGATCGAGGAGTTAATACCCTGTGAATTCTGTAAACAGGTATTCTCTCCTGATAAGTTTCGAAGCCATCAG ACCATGTGTGAGGCCGCGCTCCAGCCGCCCTCGCTTCGAAGCGCCGCGCCCTTGGAGCAGCCCGCCACGCCTAAGGGCAAGACCTCAGCCCCAGCGCGCCACAACAAGGGACCTGCGCCGTCCCCGCCGGAGTCCTTCGGCAAGGACGACGACGCCGAGGACGACTATGAGGCGCACCGCATCAGGCGaatggagag GTCGCAGTCCGTCAAGGACGACCGCTCGTCCTTCAGCGACGGCATCCGCGTGTCCCGTCGTCTCGAGCGTGCCTCTAGCATCAAGGAGTCGAGGACCTTCTACGGCGACAACGCCAGCCTCTCCCGCCGCTGGGGATCCCGAGAGGTCCTGCACAGCAACAGTATGGAGTCCTCGTCGTCTCTCGCGTCCGGCGGCTGGAGCGGCAGCACCAGCAACCTCTTCAGCTCCTACGCAGGAGGACACAGCTGGACACAGCACATCAACAGCGTGCGCAGTGATGTGAGGTCGCTGAACGCCGCTGCGAACTGCGCCTCTTCCTCCGGGCCATATTACG ATAACGGAGGTGACTCAGATAACGGAGGCGAACTAGATTCAGAGATGTGTGGTGTAGATAGAGGTAGAACGAGGTACAACAATACACTCCTGATGGAGGTTCGAGCGGCGCTAAACAAGAATAGTTTCTCCCACGTCGCTAACGAGTCTG GATCAAGGTACAGAGAACGCAGCACGAGCAGACAGCGACCGGCGTCCATGTACACAAGCAG TGGTACCTGGGGGTCAATGTTtgacctctcctcccctaccaggTCCTTCAACATTTCCGACGCCTTCTCCAGCGCTTCCTTGGCATCAAAG CCCCCGAAGAAGTCGCCTAAGAAGTACCCAGCGCCTCAGCCGCCCACCAAGCCGCCCACGCGCCCCACGTGA